From the genome of Mucispirillum schaedleri ASF457:
CTTTGATGATGAAAACTTGTATATTGCTTTAAAAAGCGATTTTTCATCAATAGAAAATACAGTCTGCCAGATAGATGTATCATGCAGTGATAACAAAAAGACTTTTGAAATAGATTTAGACTGCAAAAAAAATACATCTGGAGATATAACTTATGCAATAGACCATATTTTAGAAGCGTCTATTCCTTTAAAATTATTTAAAGGAGCTGAAAAAATATATTTAGAATTTAAGCTGATACAAAACGGTCTTGTTATTGAAAAAGCACCTCTTTATAATGCTGTAGAAATAAATATTGCAGATGATTTTAAAGAGGAATGGATAGTATAAAATAGGAATAATTATAGAGGTTAATATGAAAATACCATTTTTATTTGGAATTCACTGCCACCAGCCTGCTGAAAATTTTTACAATGTTGTAGACTGGGCAATAAATGAAAGCTATGCTCCATTTATTGAAGTGGCTTTAAAAAACAAAAAATTTAAATTCTCAGCACATTACAGCGGCTGGCTTTTAGAATATATAAGAAATCATAGAGAAGATGTTTTTAATAATCTTAAAAAAATCAGCGATGAAGGCAGAGTTGAATTTTTTGCAGGTGGTTTCTATGAGCCTATACTTTCAGCAATCCCCAGTGATGACAGAAAAGGACAGGTTAAAATGCTTATAGATTATATTGACAATTATTTTGGTCAAAAACCTGCAGGTCTGTGGCTGACAGAAAGAGTGTGGGACCCTGCCGTTATTCCTGATATGGCAGAAATAGGCATTAAAAATATAATAGTTGATGACTATCACTTAATAGCAGCAGGCTTTCCACAAGAATCTTTAACTGGTTATTTTACAACTGAGCAGGATGGCTGCCTTGTAAACATTTTTCCTATTGATATGGGGCTTAGATATTTAACTCCATTTAAACCTCAGGAAGAAGTTATAAAGCATATTCTTGAAGCTAAAAACAGAAATGTAAAACTTATTTCATGCTTTGATGATGGAGAAAAATTTGGTGTATGGCCCAATACTTATGACTGGGTATATACAAAAGGCTGGCTGAAAAACTTTATTAAAGCAATTATGGCAGAAAAAGAAATAGAATTTATGCACTATGAAGAAGCTGTAAAAAAAGTAAAACCATCAGGTCATGTATATCTTCCTATCACAAGCTATGAAGAAATGGGACAGTGGTCGCTTTTTGCAGATAAGGCAGAAAAATTTGAAGAAATAAAAGAATATTTAAAATCATCTCCATTTAATCATGATATAGAACAGTTTTTAAAAGGGAGTGTTTGGAAAAACTTCCTTGTAAAATATCCAGAAAGTAACAGACTGCATAAAAGAACTGTTGATTTATCTATAAGAGGCAGAAAATATAAAAACAACTCTGAATTTAAAGACCTGCTTTATAGAAGCCAGTGTAATGATTCACTATGGCATGGTGTTTTTGGCGGGCTTTATCTGCCTAATTTAAGAAATAATGCATGGGCACCACTTATTCAGGCAGAAGCAATGTATGAAAAACTTGAAAATATAAAGCTGCCTATTATAGAGCAGCCAGCAGATATTGATAGAAATGGTTATGATGAAGTATATACAAGAGGCACTGAATTTAACTGTCTTTTTGAAACAAGAGATTTTGGTCAGCTTACAGCCATAGAATTAAAAGATAAAAATTTTAATCTGCTTAATGCTATATCAAGGAAAAAAGAAGCATATCATGCAAAACTTTTAAAAAATATAAAACCAAGACAGGAAAATAAGGCAGAAGAAACTGCATCAATTCATGATATGGAATATTCTATCACACCAGAAGAAGCAGGAAGAATTATTTATGACTGGTATAATAAAAACTGCTTTGTAGACCATTTTATGGATAAATTTATACTTGAAACTTATGAAAAATGTTCTTTCAGAGAGTTCAGTGATTTCACAAACCAGCCTGCTGACAGTGTGGAAGTCAATGATAATAATATACTTTTTAAAAGAAACGGTGGAATATACATTAATAATGAAAAAATAAATACACAGGTGGAAAAATCATATACAATAAATAATAATGCAATAGACTTTAATATTAAAGCAAAAGCATCTAAAAAAATAGAATGTGATTACAGCTGCGAATTTAATTTTCATTTTGCTGATGTTTCACAAATCACTATCAATAATAAAGAATTTATAGGAAATGGCTCTATTAAAGGCAAAAAGTTTGAAATTTATGACAAATATCTTAATAAAAAGATTGCAATTACAGTAGAAAAAGAGATAGAATTTATCTACTTTACATTGTATACTGTTTCTCAGTCTGAAATAGGTATAGATTTAACAGAGCAGGGTATTACAGTTGCTTTTGGTATGCCATTTAGCAAAGAAATGAATATAAAAGGCACACTTAGTATAGGGTAAAATAATGGGAGAATTAAGATATAATCCAGTGACAAAAAAATGGGCTGTTATTTCACCAGAAAGAGGAACTCATAGAAATTCATATATTACAAATGACACTATTACATCTATGCCCTGCCCTTTTTGTGATAAAGATGGCGGTATAAATAAAAAATTACGGAGTATTTTTACTATTAATCTGCCAGAAAGCTCATGTCCTGCTTTAATTGTAACGCCAAACAAATACCCTGTTATGGGTATAGAAGGCTCTCTTAATAGAAAGGCTTATGGAATATATGATAAAATGGCATCAATTGGTGCTCATGAAGTAATTATTGACTCTTTCAGACATGGTATTGATATATCAGGCTATACAGAAGATGAGCTTAATAACTTATTTACTGCATTTAAATGCAGAATTGCAGATTTAGAAAAAGATATTAGGTTTAGATATGTGGCAGCTTTTAAAAACATTGGTGCAGAAGCTGGGGAAAATATACACCATCCACATTCACAGATACTTGCAATGTCTGTTATACCAAGCATTGTTGAAGAATATATGAATAAAGCGGTAGATTATTATAAAGAAAAAGAACGCTGCATATACTGTGACATAATTAATCAGGAAAAGCAGTGTAAAGAAAGAATTATATTTGAAAACTACGAATTTATTGCATTTGCACCTTATGCATCTGAAAATCCTTTTGAAATATCAATATATCCAAAGCAGCATGAATACTGTTTCAGCAATATTTCAGAAAGTTCAATAAGGCAGCTTGCAGATATTAC
Proteins encoded in this window:
- a CDS encoding alpha-amylase/4-alpha-glucanotransferase domain-containing protein; translated protein: MKIPFLFGIHCHQPAENFYNVVDWAINESYAPFIEVALKNKKFKFSAHYSGWLLEYIRNHREDVFNNLKKISDEGRVEFFAGGFYEPILSAIPSDDRKGQVKMLIDYIDNYFGQKPAGLWLTERVWDPAVIPDMAEIGIKNIIVDDYHLIAAGFPQESLTGYFTTEQDGCLVNIFPIDMGLRYLTPFKPQEEVIKHILEAKNRNVKLISCFDDGEKFGVWPNTYDWVYTKGWLKNFIKAIMAEKEIEFMHYEEAVKKVKPSGHVYLPITSYEEMGQWSLFADKAEKFEEIKEYLKSSPFNHDIEQFLKGSVWKNFLVKYPESNRLHKRTVDLSIRGRKYKNNSEFKDLLYRSQCNDSLWHGVFGGLYLPNLRNNAWAPLIQAEAMYEKLENIKLPIIEQPADIDRNGYDEVYTRGTEFNCLFETRDFGQLTAIELKDKNFNLLNAISRKKEAYHAKLLKNIKPRQENKAEETASIHDMEYSITPEEAGRIIYDWYNKNCFVDHFMDKFILETYEKCSFREFSDFTNQPADSVEVNDNNILFKRNGGIYINNEKINTQVEKSYTINNNAIDFNIKAKASKKIECDYSCEFNFHFADVSQITINNKEFIGNGSIKGKKFEIYDKYLNKKIAITVEKEIEFIYFTLYTVSQSEIGIDLTEQGITVAFGMPFSKEMNIKGTLSIG
- a CDS encoding galactose-1-phosphate uridylyltransferase, with the protein product MGELRYNPVTKKWAVISPERGTHRNSYITNDTITSMPCPFCDKDGGINKKLRSIFTINLPESSCPALIVTPNKYPVMGIEGSLNRKAYGIYDKMASIGAHEVIIDSFRHGIDISGYTEDELNNLFTAFKCRIADLEKDIRFRYVAAFKNIGAEAGENIHHPHSQILAMSVIPSIVEEYMNKAVDYYKEKERCIYCDIINQEKQCKERIIFENYEFIAFAPYASENPFEISIYPKQHEYCFSNISESSIRQLADITHEIFRRLAQVLACPALTLALRLAPYKNNRPDYNGYMKYLKDAFHWHIDIRPVAAKLTTSSWAANICINPVSPEDAAKHLREVNQL